Genomic segment of Raphanus sativus cultivar WK10039 unplaced genomic scaffold, ASM80110v3 Scaffold0187, whole genome shotgun sequence:
AAATACATCGTTCAGCTCAAACGGCCCTTCTCTTGGTTTGTGATGTGACTGCTCCCAATAAAAAAGagggaaaaaaatcaaattaagcAGAGCTAGAGATAGAATATTCAGTCAGGATGAGAGTTGGAGCTAACCTCATGCATGTTCCAAAGAGAAGCGTGCCAGAGAGCTCTATGAGCCCATCTCGCCCAAAACTCCATCCCTACCTGATAGACAGATATTCAGTGAGTTCAAGACAaactctgtgtgtgtgtgtgtgtgtgttttaagaAGATTAATTAGAGTTGGTTTGAGAACTTACAGCAGCACCAACAGAGAGAGCAAATGTACCAAACATCTCTGACATTGGGATCACACCTCCCTGATTcatattttgtaaccaaaacgaAAAACAATTGTGAATATATTCCCCTCCGTTTCATAAAAAAATCCACATTAcaagagaaaattttgtttttaaaaaatacattttttattttttcaatgattatttaataaaaaattgttaacttcaaaaaaattaatagtgtttattagatttatattggttaaaactatagaaaattgttattcacaaaacataatgtatttacaatcaaattaaatttactaaattaaatttatgtgtTTTTCTTAACATATGTGAAAAGTCTTAGGATATGTATCTGTTTTTAAACGGATTGAgtattatttttggttattacCTCCATTTGCCAAGAGAATCTGTAGTAAACGGCCATAACGGCCATGGAAGTGATACCGAAGCTCGACATCACTGCAGCTATTAGATAAGTGAACCTCTCGGACTCCTTCCTCTCCAGTTTCTCAGCCAAACGCAAGGCCAAGAGCTCGGGATCTATGGCGTTTGTGCTCTCGGTTCTCTCATCGTTATCGACGGGAGAGCTCTGCCTCCGCGGTTCAACGACGTAGCAGACCGAAAAGCCTCTGAACCGGAGAGAGGAAGGGAGTCCGGCTAAGGATTTTGGGTGGTGCAAGCGGAAgtttgaggaggaggaggatgagaaAGAGCGGTGGAGGGGGTTGAATGTTACGGTGGTGGTTGAGAGACCTGCCGCCATGGTGAAGAAGGAGCTCCGAGAGAGTACTTGGTGATTGACTGGTGGTTCACCTTTTATgcgagagagaagagagagatgtgGTGTAAATGCAATCAGGCCTAGGATTTTGTTTggctttcttatttaaaaagaaaaaacaaaaacacactttgaaatttaattaatacaagTGAAGGACGGTTTAGTTTCGTGTAATGAAATTTACCCCTAATAAAGTCTTTGTCCTCCACAAATCTACCCCACCCTTCTACTTTATTTTAATTACATTTTCCGCCATTAGGCAAAATATCAAGAATaagcataaatttaaaatcttgtAAATTTTAACAGTCTTAATGTCTAATTAATTGTACAGATATTCTTGTTTTAATAGTCAATCAAAAGATTATGTTTCTATGTAATATGTATACGTAAATGTAATGAAATCTGTGGGTAAATTagtaggcctgggcacggatcggatattcgggtttttgaaggtatttgtgatttgcttcgaatgttacggatatctgatttttcgatttgctttgcttcggaaaaatacggatattcggaaaaacggatatccggaaaataaatagatatttgcggatattcgcggatacttacggatctctcatttgttttgattaatacaaataatcttaaaaaaattgatacaaatttgttttgtaaaatatattttttgcatgatataaaagataaaaattaaaaaaagcaatgaatcttcatattttataaatttttaaacttagttaaaattataataacacaaaacttaaaaaaaaattataattatcgtaaatattttctcttccttttatgtaatacttttatataagtaataatatgaatagaatctatcaaataatatattagaataataattatataattttatacatttaaaactttaaatataatcaaaatatacatgtatttatatattgacggatcggatcggatattcgcttcccaaaattttaatatttgtgatttgcttcgattttgacggatattgaattttagtatttgctttgcttcgaaagcttacggatattcggaattttcgaatcgaatagcaacggataacgaatcgaatcaaatttaacggataaaatgcccagcccctataaattagtataaaaGGTGGGAAGGAAAggcaaaaaaataaacagaaaggAAAGCAACAAGTTACTTACAAGCTACATCCATTTAATATGAGGCTGATGCCTAGATAGTGTTGGGCATATGGGTCTCCTCTACGTGTCATATTTCCATTGGTTCACAGAATTCCTCGTAGTATCTTTGTCTTttggtatatttatttatttcatttttttggacCACTCCAAAAATGTAATAGAGAAAGATACCAAGCTTGCTCAAGAAAAgagtaaagaaaaaagaaagataccGAACTAGTAAATATGCCAACTTGGGCCATTGAGATGGACCTTGACCTCAAGGTTAGGAGCACAAAGTACCATTACGATCTGTATCTTGTTTTCCCTTTTTATATCAAGCATTGTGATGCGATCTGTTTCCCACTTTGTTCTGATGCCTGTTTTAGCTTTTGATTTGGTCAGTCTCCAGCCACAGTTTCCCACGTTACTGCGTAACCCGAGACTCAAAAATGTCATATGATAAGAGATTTATTACCAAAGAGGCGTTGCTTATCGCTGTTTGCAATGCCATTCAACAGATCAATACCCTAGAGTGCAGGACAAGGGTAAATAACAAGTGAAAAAGCGTTACTAAAGATCATTTCAAACAGTGTATCATCTCCTGCGTAAACAAGTCCCCGAGTAAACTCGTCTGGGTCATGAGGAATTCAGCAGAGGAAATGACGCTGGTGAAGCGCCGGTTAAGAGAGCAAGAGGAATCATCATCAAGAACTTTCATGGAACTACTGTCTTGATGGATATTCAAGGCAAAAGTACAAACGACATTTTGGACACTCTTCTCTTATGGTTCTGTGATTTAGCTGATCAAGAAACGAAATTGAATTTTAGAACTTTCATAGAACAAGCTCCTCTCAGTTTGTAACCAGCACACATAACAAAGGTACATATTGAAAGCATAACCATTACGGTACCTCTTCATAAACAAGATAAGAGTTCCAGTTAGTTAACTTGGGACTCGATAGAAAAACACAAAGTACTGATTCAAGAATTTAAAAACAAAGTCGAGAGGTGTGctcaaattaaatatatcagACTACGGTGGGACACGATAACAAAACATCCTTTTGCGACACAACGGAACCATTGAGGACTTACCCGCCGCCCATGGGTCTTTTACCCCTCGGTTTTTTCTGGCCTGGTTTATTACCAGCAGCACTCTTCTTCCCCTTCCTACCAGGCTTGCCTCCTCCACGTTGCCTAGCGTCACTCTTCATCCTCCTATCCACTCTCTTCTGTCCTTTCCCTACCTTAACCCCAACTCCTTTCTTTGACACAACCAGTTCTTTCCTCGGCTTCCTCGGCTCAGCTGCTTTCTTGTATAGCTTGTCTATCATCTTGTCCTTAGAACGGTCGGCAATATCCGGTGTGTCGGATATTACATTTGCCTTCTTCCTCACCTTCTCCAATCTTTTCGCCGCGGCTCTCTTCTTCCTTGCCTTGGCCTCTGCCACCTTTTTGGCCGGGCGAGCGTTGATTTCTCTGAACTGAGCTTTCATTGCATTGATTTCTTCTTTAGTGACGGGTTTCATCGGTTGTCTGTGCTGCTTCTCGTCATCCAAAAACCATTTGGGCAAAAAACCTTCGTCGCCATACATGTACTTGTTATAAGCATCGTCGAGCATCTCTTCTCTCTGCTTCTTCCTTAGCATTTTCTTGGCGCAGGCCAATATCTCTGCTTTTGTATGAACGTTGTCATCATCTGAGGATGAATCAGAGTCAGAATCTGTGACTGGTGCAGGGACTATCTCGAAATCGTCTTCCTTCTTAGAGTTAGCGAGTGAAGTCTTATCAGACGTCCCCATTGCTTTCGccgccttcttcttctttgtcttctcgGCTTTAGACAGGTTCTTCTTAGTTGGCATGTCGTCGTCACTGTCATCTTGTCCCAAGTCTCCTTCTTCCACGGCTTCTGCAAATATGTCCTGACTGAACCATTGGTTGGATATTTCCTCTTTAGTTTGGATCTCTCCATCATCAAGTGGTACCACAAGAGGGTTCGCCTCATCCATCTCTACATTCATATCTGAGTCGTAATCTACTTTCATTTCTTCATCTCCATCACCTTCCTCCTGCACAGCCAACCAAAATATGTCTCATTCCAAAAATCTGTAGCATCCATGAAAATGGAGGAGGGGCAAGCAATGGTTAATAGTTACCTCCAGCTTTTCAGCGTGTGCCTGTCTAGCACGCTTCCTTTGCTTTGCGCTTCCTTCTCTCTTCACCATGTACCGGTCATATGCCTCATCAAAAGCCTCTTCCATTTGTTCAGTGTATCTGTAATGTTAAAAAAGACTATAAGATGAAATAACAGCACAACACAAACTTGAGCAATGTATGACAATCTTGAAACATCATTCTTAAATCTACAGAAAAGGTAAGGGGTCAACGGCCTGACCTCTGACGTTCTTCATCAGAATCTAGACCACTGTCCTCGGAGTCATCTGAAGCTTCAACAACACGGTCTTCGTTCTCAATGTCATTGGCGTGAACATTATCATCTTCATCATTGTCAACAGCCATAAGATCTTTCTTTCCCTGGAATGGATAAATAAATGAAGATTTTAACGTATATACAAAGCTAATTGGGAGTAGAAACATTAAACAATTAGCAATACAAGCTCTCTCGATGCCAGTCAGTCATATTAAACAAAACTAACGCAGAGACTGGATACAAAATAGAGTACCTTGATAGCAGCAAGAGAGAACAAATCATGGTCGACATAACCATCTTCAAGTGCATCTATCTGTGGATTGGTCCGCGTCTTATCCTGACAAATTATATCGAATTAAGCAAAAGAAGTATAAGGTCGAGAAGATTCATATTTAAGACCAGTGACGACAGCATAAAGAAGAGCTCTCAATTAAGAGAATCGTGGTTCGGAATACTAATATCTAACTTCGTCACTAAGCTAAAATGATTCAGGAAGTAAATGGCAACAGTTTTTCTTAGGCAAACATATAAATCTGAATATTGTTTTTGCAAATGAACACGTACTTAAACTAATCCTGTATTACCTAAGGAATTTTTATTTCTGTGTAATTTCCTAGAGCAAAGAAACTGATTAGGAAGTCCTAACAACCGTAACATAAACATTATCAAATTTGCCGACAGAAATGACGatttaaaatgaaaactaaCCTTAGCCCGTCGTTTTGCGAGAAGCTTCTTTGCCTGTTTCTTCTTGCGATCTACTGCGTTTGTCAGCTCTTCTAATTCATTGAGCAGTTTATCATCTTCATTTTCCTCTTCCTTCTCCGCCTCAGGCTCCTTTTTAGCGACTTCCTTTTTCTCAGGAGTCAAAGCTTTCCTCATTTGCATTCGCCATCTACAAGAAAAAAGGGAGTTCAATATTTGCTACAAAACTAATACAATTTCTCAACGAGTTAATGGCTGACCACAAATGGATAGAAAAAGTCATAACAAAACAATATTTCCCTCACGACAATCCAAAGATCCACGCACAATGATTTATCTGATTGAGTATGTAAGGTATTATTCTGACTAGCAACGCAGTTCTTACTTTAAGATGTACTTGAAGTCATTTTTCCCCAAAACCGGAAGATCTTCGCAAAGAATTTTAATCTGCTTCCAGAAAAAGCAAAGATTACCAGCAGGTACAGGTAAATATATCGTGGCTTAGTTACAATATGGCAAATTAGAGAGGCAGTACCTCATCTGAAGTCAATTCATGTTCCTTTATGGGCAGAGAGGCTTCATCGTCAAAGGATATCAAAGTAACTGTGCCAAGAACCTCAAGAGGATTCTCAGACCAAATGAAATCAGCAGCAGATGCAACTTTTCTCAAAATGGACTCTCCATCTTGATACCTAAGATATTATCCCCAGTTATTCAAACTTCTAATAAAcagtacaaaaacaaaaccaagatgTTTGATATTTGCATACCCATCACGGTTCCTcttctgtttattttttccAAGCACATCCACAACCTACAAACACAAcatgtataataataataacttacacacaagaagaaaaaaacacccAAACACTAAATAAGAAAGAGTAATCACACCTTTCTAGTTGTCTCCTCTTGCTCCTTAAAGAGATATCTAAAATCAAGAAGACGAGGATCAATCTTGCCAGGAGCTTTGTAATTCAAACCCAAAAGATACGTCTCAGCAGACGCTGAACGACTAGCCGGCGGCTTAAACACTTCAACCTTCTCAAACAGCTGCACCAAAAATAAAACAgtaagaaaacaacaacaacaaacaaatccTTATCTCATATAACAAGTAAAACAAAATACCTTCTTAAGACAAAACTGTACATTGCTGTAATCTCTAGACCTGAAAACCTACACACagagaagagaaaacaaatggttaagaaaaaaaaaacaaattaacgaatcaaatccctaaacctCAAAGCTCAGACCTTGGTGATGAAATTCCCACCGCGAACCAAAAACTCAGTAGCCAATTTCACCGAATCGATAACCAAAGCGTTCTGGCTCATCGCCTCCTGAGACCAAGCCCCACCGACGTTGGGAGACCCGTCGTGGATAACCAGATCGAAGGCCTTGACGCCGTGCTTCTCGAGCACCTGCTTGATCTTGGACCTGCACTCGGGGCGCGTGATGTCCTGCTGGATCGCGACGCAGTCTTTGATGGCGCCGATGGGGACGAGATCGATACCGAGGACGAGGCTGCCGACGGGGGCTTTCTGGACGGCGACCTGCATCCAACCCC
This window contains:
- the LOC108849036 gene encoding beta-carotene 3-hydroxylase 1, chloroplastic, producing the protein MAAGLSTTTVTFNPLHRSFSSSSSSNFRLHHPKSLAGLPSSLRFRGFSVCYVVEPRRQSSPVDNDERTESTNAIDPELLALRLAEKLERKESERFTYLIAAVMSSFGITSMAVMAVYYRFSWQMEGGVIPMSEMFGTFALSVGAAVGMEFWARWAHRALWHASLWNMHESHHKPREGPFELNDVFAIINAVPAIGLLSYGFFNKGLVPGLCFGAGLGITVFGIAYMFVHDGLVHKRFPVGPIADVPYLRKVAAAHQLHHTDKFDGVPYGLFLGPKELEEVGGDEELEKEISRRIKLYKKGSGSESSS
- the LOC108854704 gene encoding uncharacterized protein LOC108854704, producing MGKGKVKGKHRLDKYYRLAKERGFRSRASYKLIQLDAKYSFLHKSRAILDLCAAPGGWMQVAVQKAPVGSLVLGIDLVPIGAIKDCVAIQQDITRPECRSKIKQVLEKHGVKAFDLVIHDGSPNVGGAWSQEAMSQNALVIDSVKLATEFLVRGGNFITKVFRSRDYSNVQFCLKKLFEKVEVFKPPASRSASAETYLLGLNYKAPGKIDPRLLDFRYLFKEQEETTRKVVDVLGKNKQKRNRDGYQDGESILRKVASAADFIWSENPLEVLGTVTLISFDDEASLPIKEHELTSDEIKILCEDLPVLGKNDFKYILKWRMQMRKALTPEKKEVAKKEPEAEKEEENEDDKLLNELEELTNAVDRKKKQAKKLLAKRRAKDKTRTNPQIDALEDGYVDHDLFSLAAIKGKKDLMAVDNDEDDNVHANDIENEDRVVEASDDSEDSGLDSDEERQRYTEQMEEAFDEAYDRYMVKREGSAKQRKRARQAHAEKLEEEGDGDEEMKVDYDSDMNVEMDEANPLVVPLDDGEIQTKEEISNQWFSQDIFAEAVEEGDLGQDDSDDDMPTKKNLSKAEKTKKKKAAKAMGTSDKTSLANSKKEDDFEIVPAPVTDSDSDSSSDDDNVHTKAEILACAKKMLRKKQREEMLDDAYNKYMYGDEGFLPKWFLDDEKQHRQPMKPVTKEEINAMKAQFREINARPAKKVAEAKARKKRAAAKRLEKVRKKANVISDTPDIADRSKDKMIDKLYKKAAEPRKPRKELVVSKKGVGVKVGKGQKRVDRRMKSDARQRGGGKPGRKGKKSAAGNKPGQKKPRGKRPMGGG